In a genomic window of Salegentibacter salegens:
- a CDS encoding zinc-dependent metalloprotease, with the protein MIKKLPILGLAALLAAGCGSEKSVFGGKDMSAENTSKKSTNGLKSYKEVITSEAASDEGLFTTHFVDDKLYFEIPMEMLDKDMLLVSRIAGVPDGYGGGYVNAGSKVNEQVVRWTKRKGNIDVKVISFENMSDEESPIYKSVQANNYFPILFSSKIEAYNNDSTSVVIEVGDLFENEVRAINGLSSSLRKRYKVKKLDQSRSYIESANAYPKNVEIKHVMTYEAEEPPTRDQAGTISMMMNQSMILLPDAKMQPRIADHRVGWFTIDKYDYNSEELKADDYELIRRWKLVPKDIEAYKRGELVEPEEPIVYYLDPATPEKWRPYFKQGIEDWNVAFEEAGFKNAIIAKDPPTKEEDPEFSPEDVRYSVVRYVASTTRNAVGPSVTDPRTGEIIESDIIWYHNHLRSYRNRYMIEAGAQTEDARTLNTPESEIGEMMRMVIAHEVGHALGLPHNMKASSAYPTDSLRSAEFTQKYGLTPSIMDYARVNYVAQPEDEGVRYIRMMGPYDKYAINWGYRYIPEADSPEAEKEKLDKWILEKAGDPWYEFGNGYAGVDPQSQRESLGDDQVKTSEYGLANLKKVVPNLITWTSKDGYAYDDLEEVYRELTYMWRGYTSHVVANVGGVYETRKTSNQDGVVYENVPKQKQKEAVDFLVEEAFTKPDWLLNQEILNRIGASGAIERVQGLQTRALNNLLDEDRLNRMIANEEVNGDEAYTAVNLMKELRDGIFSELYNRNKVDAYRRNLQRSYVDIASEYLKKLNAEDNQALLKSDILPLMRGEMQTLKREINRRKSGTNHSLTQYHWEDLIARIDAALDVEA; encoded by the coding sequence ATGATTAAAAAATTACCAATTCTGGGGCTGGCGGCGTTACTTGCAGCCGGCTGCGGAAGTGAAAAATCGGTTTTTGGCGGTAAAGATATGTCGGCTGAGAACACTTCAAAAAAATCCACAAACGGATTAAAATCTTATAAAGAGGTCATTACTTCAGAAGCAGCGTCTGATGAAGGGCTTTTTACCACACATTTTGTAGACGATAAGCTTTACTTTGAAATCCCAATGGAGATGCTGGATAAAGATATGCTACTGGTAAGCCGTATTGCCGGAGTTCCAGACGGTTATGGCGGCGGTTATGTGAATGCCGGTTCTAAAGTGAACGAGCAGGTGGTTCGCTGGACCAAACGTAAAGGAAATATAGATGTAAAAGTGATTAGTTTTGAAAATATGAGCGACGAAGAATCGCCTATTTATAAATCGGTGCAGGCCAATAATTATTTTCCAATTCTTTTCAGCTCAAAAATTGAAGCTTATAACAACGATTCTACAAGTGTGGTAATAGAAGTTGGAGATTTGTTTGAAAACGAAGTACGGGCTATTAACGGACTTTCATCTTCGCTTAGAAAGCGTTATAAAGTAAAAAAGTTAGACCAGAGCAGGTCTTATATAGAATCTGCCAATGCTTACCCAAAAAATGTAGAGATAAAGCACGTAATGACTTACGAGGCCGAAGAGCCACCAACCAGAGACCAGGCCGGGACCATTTCTATGATGATGAATCAATCTATGATCTTACTGCCCGATGCGAAAATGCAGCCAAGAATTGCAGACCATCGTGTGGGCTGGTTTACCATAGATAAATACGATTATAATTCGGAAGAATTAAAAGCCGATGATTATGAACTAATTCGCCGCTGGAAATTGGTGCCAAAAGATATTGAAGCCTATAAGCGTGGAGAACTCGTAGAGCCTGAAGAACCTATAGTTTATTATTTGGATCCTGCCACTCCAGAAAAATGGAGGCCATATTTTAAGCAGGGAATTGAAGACTGGAATGTAGCTTTTGAAGAAGCAGGTTTTAAAAACGCGATAATCGCTAAAGATCCGCCTACCAAAGAAGAAGATCCTGAATTTAGCCCGGAAGATGTGAGATATTCGGTGGTTCGTTATGTGGCGAGTACTACCAGAAATGCGGTGGGACCTTCAGTAACCGATCCTAGAACCGGGGAAATTATTGAAAGTGATATTATCTGGTACCACAATCATTTGCGGTCTTACCGAAATCGGTATATGATTGAGGCTGGAGCGCAAACCGAAGATGCGAGAACCTTAAACACTCCCGAGTCTGAAATTGGGGAAATGATGCGTATGGTGATTGCGCACGAAGTTGGCCACGCGCTGGGACTTCCGCATAATATGAAAGCCAGCTCGGCTTATCCAACCGATTCTTTAAGATCGGCTGAATTCACGCAGAAATATGGTTTAACTCCTTCTATAATGGATTACGCCCGGGTAAATTATGTAGCACAACCCGAAGATGAAGGGGTGCGGTATATTAGAATGATGGGGCCGTACGATAAATATGCCATTAATTGGGGTTATAGATATATTCCAGAAGCCGATTCTCCTGAAGCAGAAAAAGAAAAGTTGGATAAATGGATTTTGGAAAAAGCAGGAGATCCCTGGTATGAATTCGGAAATGGTTATGCCGGGGTAGACCCGCAATCACAACGAGAAAGTTTGGGAGACGACCAGGTAAAAACCAGCGAATATGGATTGGCAAATCTTAAAAAAGTAGTTCCAAATTTAATAACCTGGACTTCCAAAGATGGTTACGCTTATGACGATCTTGAAGAAGTGTATCGTGAATTAACTTATATGTGGCGGGGCTATACTTCTCACGTGGTTGCGAATGTTGGCGGCGTTTACGAAACCCGAAAAACCTCAAATCAGGATGGAGTGGTTTACGAAAATGTGCCAAAGCAAAAACAAAAAGAAGCTGTTGACTTCCTGGTAGAAGAAGCGTTTACCAAGCCCGATTGGTTGCTTAACCAGGAAATTTTAAACCGAATTGGAGCTTCGGGAGCGATAGAACGGGTGCAGGGTTTACAAACCCGTGCCCTGAATAATTTGCTGGATGAAGATCGCTTAAACCGAATGATAGCCAACGAAGAAGTAAATGGTGACGAAGCCTATACCGCTGTGAATTTAATGAAAGAACTGCGAGATGGTATTTTTAGCGAACTTTATAATCGAAATAAAGTTGATGCTTACCGGCGAAATCTGCAACGTTCTTATGTAGATATTGCTTCAGAATATCTTAAGAAATTAAATGCTGAAGATAACCAGGCATTGCTGAAGTCTGATATTTTGCCTTTGATGCGAGGCGAAATGCAAACTTTAAAGCGTGAAATTAATCGAAGAAAATCTGGAACAAATCATTCGTTAACCCAATATCACTGGGAAGATCTAATCGCCAGGATAGATGCTGCGTTAGATGTAGAGGCTTAA
- a CDS encoding PAS domain-containing sensor histidine kinase: protein MVESGTSKLPKEELDNLKNYADGFIKTVREPLLVLDTGQNVVAYNANFEKKFRISNIEEGGSVFTFNKKQFDTAGFREILEELQSGEKTISDSTVEVKFSENERKKFSVNASLLSLPKKNSLILLSFKRLKSSVGLSRQEKVFNKIVDNILSNAPAAICILRGPEHIFEVANENYLKLIGNRNIIGKTVKKALPEVGNQGFIDLLDTVYSTGEPYIGNETPIKLQDENEEIKNSFLNFVYEPTRNKKGKIDGVFVHAINVTEQVLARKKIEESEDRLNQVIDAVPAIIWITDENGKSTFLNKNWYSYTGQEVEDAKVFGWLKTTHPEDYKGAKETFLEAQKERKHYSSTFRLQSAKGDYRWVIDKGSPRFNSNGEYEGMIGTVIDVHDERIKENLVREKEHRLQGIVKEATVATAIYTGIDMNIELANDAMLKLWGKNKSVVGTPLEKALPELDGQPFLELLRNVFTTGEIYWGKEDKVDLLIDGEMHTGFYNFTYKPLRDKNGEIYGILNMAIDVTESVKSKMLLKESEFHFRQMADLMPGMVSKTDGHGNDIYFNKNWLDFTGRASENLKEIGWVAFIHPDEKQSYLDAWEKCLGTGCDLEMQLRLKNKEGKYIWHLSRCEAVKEDDGSVKMWIAANTEIDKIKEEEKRKEEFLKMVSHELKTPVTSIKGYVQLLLSLIKKQQEAEVSKLPLQPSLERINHQVSRLTRLISEILDLSRIRENQLELKREEFNLNELVSETIQDINYTNTQHKIDLESEVNGVVMADRDRIGQVIINLIINAIKYSPGSLNISVSVVKEAKDKVKVIVKDYGIGISTENHKKIFKRFYRIGVKSEETYSGFGIGLYLANEIMERHNGEIKVKSKLGEGSEFSFILDAKQITS from the coding sequence ATGGTAGAATCTGGCACCTCTAAACTTCCTAAAGAGGAATTAGACAATCTTAAAAATTATGCTGACGGATTTATTAAAACCGTTAGAGAGCCCTTATTGGTACTGGATACAGGCCAAAATGTTGTGGCATACAATGCTAATTTTGAGAAAAAATTTAGAATTAGTAATATTGAAGAAGGGGGTTCAGTTTTTACTTTTAATAAAAAGCAATTTGATACTGCTGGATTCAGAGAAATTCTGGAAGAACTTCAAAGCGGGGAAAAAACGATTTCCGATAGCACTGTTGAGGTGAAGTTTTCAGAAAATGAAAGAAAAAAATTCTCGGTAAACGCTTCTTTACTTTCCCTGCCAAAGAAAAACTCTTTAATTCTCTTGAGTTTTAAAAGACTTAAATCAAGTGTGGGGTTGTCCCGCCAGGAGAAAGTTTTTAATAAAATTGTAGATAATATACTTTCTAATGCGCCTGCTGCGATTTGCATTCTTAGAGGACCCGAGCATATTTTTGAAGTAGCTAATGAGAATTACCTAAAATTAATTGGCAATAGAAATATTATAGGAAAAACCGTAAAAAAGGCTCTTCCAGAAGTGGGAAATCAAGGTTTTATAGATCTTTTAGATACAGTTTATTCTACCGGTGAACCATATATTGGAAATGAAACCCCAATTAAGCTTCAGGACGAAAATGAAGAGATTAAAAATTCTTTCCTCAATTTTGTTTATGAACCTACCCGGAACAAAAAAGGTAAAATAGATGGAGTTTTTGTCCACGCTATTAATGTGACCGAGCAGGTGCTGGCTCGTAAAAAAATTGAAGAAAGTGAAGACCGGTTAAACCAGGTGATTGATGCGGTACCGGCTATTATATGGATAACCGATGAAAATGGAAAAAGTACCTTTTTAAATAAAAATTGGTATAGTTATACCGGCCAGGAAGTAGAAGATGCCAAAGTCTTTGGTTGGTTAAAAACAACGCATCCTGAAGATTATAAAGGTGCTAAAGAGACTTTTCTTGAAGCCCAAAAGGAAAGAAAACATTACAGCTCCACCTTTCGTCTTCAAAGTGCAAAGGGAGATTACCGGTGGGTTATAGATAAAGGAAGCCCCCGGTTTAACTCCAACGGCGAGTACGAGGGAATGATTGGTACTGTTATAGATGTACACGACGAAAGGATAAAAGAAAACCTGGTGCGGGAAAAAGAACACCGTTTACAGGGCATAGTGAAAGAAGCCACGGTAGCGACCGCTATTTATACCGGGATTGATATGAATATTGAGTTGGCAAACGACGCTATGCTTAAGCTATGGGGAAAAAATAAATCGGTTGTAGGAACGCCCTTAGAAAAGGCTCTCCCCGAATTAGATGGGCAGCCCTTCCTGGAACTGTTGAGAAATGTGTTTACCACAGGGGAAATCTATTGGGGTAAAGAAGATAAAGTAGATTTACTTATAGACGGTGAAATGCATACCGGCTTTTATAACTTTACTTACAAACCACTACGGGATAAAAACGGGGAAATCTACGGAATTTTAAATATGGCAATAGATGTAACCGAATCGGTTAAATCTAAAATGCTGTTGAAGGAAAGCGAATTTCATTTCAGGCAAATGGCCGATTTAATGCCGGGAATGGTTTCAAAAACCGACGGACATGGAAATGATATTTATTTCAATAAAAACTGGTTAGATTTTACAGGTCGGGCTAGTGAAAACCTTAAAGAAATTGGCTGGGTAGCATTTATTCACCCTGATGAAAAACAATCTTATTTAGATGCCTGGGAAAAGTGTCTGGGCACTGGCTGCGATCTAGAAATGCAACTGCGATTAAAGAATAAAGAAGGGAAATATATCTGGCATTTAAGCCGGTGTGAAGCGGTTAAGGAAGACGATGGCTCAGTGAAAATGTGGATTGCCGCTAATACTGAAATCGATAAAATTAAGGAAGAGGAAAAGCGTAAAGAAGAATTCCTTAAAATGGTAAGCCACGAATTAAAAACCCCGGTTACCTCTATAAAAGGTTATGTGCAACTATTGCTAAGTTTAATTAAAAAACAGCAGGAAGCAGAAGTTTCAAAATTGCCGTTACAACCTTCTTTAGAAAGAATAAATCACCAGGTTTCAAGGTTAACACGATTAATTTCAGAAATACTTGATCTTTCCAGGATTCGGGAAAATCAATTGGAATTGAAGAGGGAAGAATTCAATTTAAATGAATTAGTTTCCGAAACTATTCAGGATATAAATTATACCAATACACAGCATAAAATAGACTTAGAGAGTGAAGTAAACGGAGTTGTGATGGCAGATAGAGACCGTATTGGGCAGGTAATTATTAATTTAATTATTAATGCTATAAAATATTCCCCCGGCAGCCTTAATATTAGTGTAAGCGTTGTAAAGGAAGCTAAAGACAAGGTAAAAGTAATTGTAAAAGATTATGGGATTGGAATAAGTACCGAAAACCATAAAAAAATCTTTAAACGATTTTACAGGATTGGGGTTAAAAGTGAAGAAACTTATTCTGGTTTCGGTATTGGATTATATTTGGCGAACGAGATTATGGAAAGACATAACGGAGAAATAAAAGTGAAAAGTAAATTAGGCGAAGGTTCAGAATTTTCATTTATTCTGGATGCCAAGCAAATTACTTCTTAA
- a CDS encoding sterol desaturase family protein translates to MIFFEINNPGLFLVCVGIFFAAVFLRYLISAGIFYWYYYSLRSDKFRSKRLSRRGFRKGQLKKEIYWSMWSSVVFGFFGALTYFLWQKGFTAIYLDIEKFGIWYLPSSFILLSLLHETYYYWVHRWMHNPKVFKKIHKVHHDSLVPSPWTAFSFHPWESLLEALIIPAILLVLPVHPIVIGVYLIFMTLSSVINHLDIEIYPEAFIKSRLGKLFIGATHHHFHHAEFKTNFGLYFTFWDRWMNTESSSKISSE, encoded by the coding sequence ATGATATTCTTCGAAATTAATAACCCGGGACTTTTTTTAGTTTGTGTGGGCATTTTCTTTGCCGCGGTTTTTCTAAGATATTTAATTTCCGCAGGGATATTTTACTGGTATTATTATAGCTTAAGAAGTGATAAATTCAGGAGTAAAAGATTAAGTAGGCGCGGTTTTAGAAAAGGACAGTTAAAAAAGGAAATTTACTGGAGTATGTGGTCTTCGGTTGTTTTTGGGTTTTTTGGAGCGCTAACTTATTTTCTATGGCAAAAAGGTTTTACCGCGATTTATCTGGATATTGAAAAATTTGGAATCTGGTATTTGCCGTCAAGTTTTATTTTACTTTCTCTACTTCACGAAACTTATTATTACTGGGTGCACCGTTGGATGCATAACCCCAAAGTTTTTAAAAAAATTCACAAAGTACATCACGATAGTTTAGTGCCCAGTCCCTGGACTGCATTTTCGTTCCATCCCTGGGAATCTTTGCTGGAAGCGCTTATCATTCCCGCAATTTTACTGGTCTTACCGGTTCATCCAATTGTAATTGGGGTTTATTTAATTTTTATGACGCTTAGTAGTGTGATAAATCATTTAGATATTGAAATTTATCCCGAAGCTTTTATAAAAAGCCGCCTGGGAAAATTATTTATTGGTGCCACGCATCATCATTTTCATCACGCCGAATTTAAGACCAATTTCGGGCTTTATTTTACCTTCTGGGACCGCTGGATGAATACCGAAAGTAGTTCTAAAATTTCTTCGGAATAA
- a CDS encoding M15 family metallopeptidase — MKSLTYLLIFIINITPSLAQEHKLQKGFVYVNEKIPDIKLDIRYARSNNFIGKPVNAYHKPVAILTEEAATSLEKAQKDLMAEGYCLKIFDAYRPQTAVNHFIAWAKKPEDTLTKQKFYPDVAKKDLFQLGYIATKSGHSRGSTVDLSIIDAQTGEEVDMGSGYDFFGDISHHGTNKITKEQKANRSLLKRIMIKNGFRPYPEEWWHYTLRNEPYPETYFDFPVQ; from the coding sequence ATGAAAAGCTTAACCTACCTTTTAATTTTTATAATTAACATTACACCAAGCCTGGCACAGGAGCACAAACTTCAAAAAGGTTTTGTATATGTTAATGAAAAAATTCCTGATATTAAATTAGATATTCGATATGCCCGGAGTAATAATTTCATAGGAAAACCGGTAAACGCCTACCATAAACCTGTTGCCATTTTAACGGAGGAAGCTGCCACATCGCTTGAAAAAGCTCAAAAAGATTTAATGGCTGAAGGTTATTGTTTAAAGATTTTTGATGCTTACCGTCCCCAAACCGCAGTAAACCATTTTATAGCATGGGCTAAAAAACCCGAAGACACACTTACCAAACAAAAATTCTATCCCGATGTGGCTAAAAAAGATCTTTTTCAGTTAGGATATATAGCTACTAAGTCTGGGCACTCCCGTGGCAGTACCGTAGATCTTAGCATTATTGATGCCCAGACAGGGGAAGAAGTAGATATGGGTAGCGGCTACGATTTCTTTGGTGATATTTCACACCACGGCACAAATAAGATCACTAAAGAACAAAAAGCCAATCGTTCTTTGCTAAAGCGAATAATGATTAAAAACGGGTTTAGACCTTATCCTGAAGAATGGTGGCATTATACTTTGCGAAATGAACCATATCCTGAAACTTACTTTGATTTTCCCGTTCAGTAA
- a CDS encoding Vmc-like lipoprotein signal peptide domain-containing protein: MKKLILMLAITFSTAAVFTSCREEKSGVEKAADDIEDAADDVGDEVEDATDDM; this comes from the coding sequence ATGAAAAAATTAATTTTAATGCTCGCTATTACCTTTAGTACCGCTGCGGTTTTTACTTCTTGTAGAGAAGAAAAATCTGGTGTGGAAAAAGCTGCAGACGATATTGAAGATGCTGCAGATGATGTAGGAGACGAAGTAGAAGATGCTACAGACGACATGTAG
- a CDS encoding mechanosensitive ion channel family protein, whose amino-acid sequence MKKKIDLFYLKFIFLIGFLLISSLPVKAQFPLGNTQNNEAASQEIPEDILGRRTPRGTVNGFINAMAGQNYNRAARYLNFPETINSEEEKERLVLVLQRLFDQKGSILPYYLISDDPKGKTDDDFEPNLEKVGSINPDDELIEIFLKQHKDETGNPIWLFSAETVGAISSVSLQNSALVDQIIPGVLNKYLWGGVPAGQWIVALLLIGLSYLISFLVISALIFLLKKLWKRIREEPISGIITAVKLPLKLYVAVWIFVALTRNLELSIILRQKFSAITIIVGIVAILILLWRLSDFIGKFSQEKMLLRGNPAGVSIVLFLQRAAKIAIVIFGIIFSLGAIGIDVTTGLAALGIGGIALALGAQKTIENFVGSITLIADRPIRVGDFCRVGEVTGNIEKIGIRSTRIRTLDRTVVTIPNGAFSSDTIENYAHRDRFRFVSVLNFRYETSPDQLRYLLTELRKVLYAHPKVYEEPARIRFIGFGAHSLDVEIFAYLDALDFSGFMEIREDLMLRMMDVVERSGTDFAFPSQTIYFGKDQGLSKEKTAEAEAAVENLKKEREMPLPQFTREQIDALRNKSSYPPEGSSTSI is encoded by the coding sequence ATGAAGAAAAAAATTGATCTTTTTTATCTGAAATTCATATTTCTAATCGGTTTCCTACTAATTAGCAGTTTACCTGTTAAAGCCCAGTTTCCGTTAGGAAACACTCAAAACAATGAAGCTGCCTCCCAGGAGATTCCTGAGGATATTTTAGGCAGAAGAACGCCACGAGGTACGGTAAACGGATTTATAAATGCTATGGCCGGGCAAAATTATAATCGCGCCGCGAGATATCTCAATTTTCCCGAGACTATTAACTCGGAAGAAGAAAAGGAACGGTTAGTCCTGGTTTTACAACGCTTATTCGATCAAAAAGGAAGTATTTTACCCTATTATTTAATTAGTGATGATCCTAAAGGAAAAACCGATGATGATTTTGAACCAAACCTGGAGAAAGTAGGAAGTATAAATCCTGACGATGAGTTAATTGAGATTTTCTTGAAACAGCACAAGGATGAAACAGGAAATCCAATCTGGCTTTTTTCTGCTGAAACTGTTGGAGCTATAAGCTCGGTTAGCCTTCAAAATTCTGCACTTGTAGATCAAATAATTCCCGGGGTTCTTAATAAGTATCTTTGGGGCGGTGTCCCCGCAGGTCAATGGATAGTTGCCTTGTTACTTATTGGTTTAAGTTACTTAATATCTTTTTTGGTTATTTCTGCACTAATCTTTCTTCTAAAAAAACTATGGAAAAGAATTAGAGAAGAACCAATTTCAGGAATAATTACAGCCGTTAAACTTCCTTTAAAATTATATGTTGCCGTTTGGATATTTGTGGCCCTCACCAGAAACCTTGAACTATCTATTATTTTACGCCAAAAATTTAGTGCGATCACCATAATAGTAGGCATTGTGGCCATCCTTATTCTTCTCTGGCGATTATCTGATTTTATTGGAAAGTTTAGTCAGGAAAAAATGCTATTACGCGGTAATCCGGCGGGAGTTTCAATAGTATTATTTCTTCAACGGGCTGCTAAAATAGCCATTGTAATTTTTGGTATTATATTTAGCTTAGGCGCAATTGGCATTGACGTTACGACTGGTTTGGCCGCCCTGGGAATTGGTGGTATCGCACTGGCCCTGGGTGCCCAAAAAACCATAGAAAATTTTGTGGGAAGTATAACCTTAATTGCCGATAGGCCAATTCGGGTAGGTGATTTTTGTCGGGTAGGAGAAGTAACTGGAAATATTGAAAAAATAGGTATTAGATCTACCCGAATTCGCACATTAGACCGCACCGTGGTAACCATTCCCAACGGAGCATTTTCTTCAGATACTATTGAAAATTATGCGCATCGGGATAGGTTTAGATTTGTAAGTGTCCTAAATTTTAGATACGAAACTTCACCTGACCAGCTACGTTATTTACTTACCGAGTTAAGAAAAGTACTTTATGCTCATCCCAAAGTTTATGAAGAACCTGCAAGAATTCGTTTTATTGGTTTTGGGGCACATTCTTTAGATGTTGAAATTTTTGCCTATCTGGATGCTTTAGACTTTAGTGGATTTATGGAAATTAGGGAAGATCTTATGCTAAGAATGATGGATGTTGTAGAGCGTAGCGGTACCGATTTCGCCTTCCCTTCACAAACTATTTACTTCGGAAAAGACCAGGGACTTTCTAAAGAAAAAACAGCTGAAGCTGAAGCTGCAGTAGAAAACCTAAAAAAGGAACGCGAAATGCCGCTTCCACAATTTACCAGGGAACAAATTGATGCCCTTAGAAACAAATCCAGTTATCCGCCCGAGGGTTCCAGCACATCTATTTAG
- a CDS encoding SDR family NAD(P)-dependent oxidoreductase — MELKGKVALITGAASGIGESTALLFAKEGARVFLTDIDVEKGEKLVKKITEDGGEAVFFKADISKAKDSENSVAEVVKKFGKLDIAVNNAGVGGPQHPVGEYPVEGWDKVIAINLSGVFYGMRYQIPAMLKNGNGSIINVASILGSVGFANSAAYVAAKHGVVGLTKSAALEYSAKGIRVNSVGPAFINTPMLKDLDKDLLSQLVNVHPIGRLGEADEVAQLFLWLAGEKSSFATGAYYPIDGGYLAQ, encoded by the coding sequence ATGGAATTAAAAGGTAAAGTAGCGCTCATAACTGGAGCGGCATCGGGAATAGGAGAAAGTACAGCTTTGCTTTTTGCAAAGGAAGGTGCCCGGGTTTTTTTAACTGATATCGATGTTGAAAAAGGAGAAAAACTGGTGAAGAAAATAACTGAAGATGGAGGAGAAGCGGTATTTTTTAAGGCAGATATTTCAAAAGCCAAAGATTCTGAAAACAGTGTTGCCGAAGTGGTAAAGAAATTTGGTAAACTCGATATTGCCGTAAATAATGCCGGGGTTGGGGGGCCGCAGCATCCGGTTGGTGAATATCCTGTGGAGGGTTGGGATAAGGTGATCGCGATAAATCTTTCAGGGGTTTTCTACGGAATGCGGTATCAAATTCCAGCAATGCTCAAAAATGGAAACGGTTCAATTATTAATGTGGCCTCTATTTTAGGAAGCGTGGGTTTTGCGAATTCGGCAGCTTATGTAGCGGCAAAACATGGGGTGGTAGGTTTAACAAAATCTGCTGCATTGGAATATTCAGCTAAAGGAATAAGGGTGAATTCTGTTGGGCCTGCGTTTATAAATACGCCAATGTTAAAAGATTTAGATAAAGATTTATTATCGCAATTGGTAAATGTACATCCAATTGGCAGATTAGGAGAAGCCGATGAGGTGGCTCAGCTATTTTTGTGGCTGGCTGGTGAGAAGTCGTCTTTCGCTACTGGAGCTTATTATCCTATAGATGGCGGATATTTAGCACAATAA
- a CDS encoding response regulator transcription factor has product MEKNTKILVVDDDSGIGEMLKTLLEFYGYEVIVTEKPLIAEELIQKENIDIVLLDMLISGVDGTDVCAGIRKNPEIAETPVLMMSALHDAGPKCRDAGANDFIAKPFEVEELTEKIEIILAANKE; this is encoded by the coding sequence ATGGAGAAAAATACAAAGATTCTAGTGGTAGATGATGATTCGGGAATTGGGGAAATGTTAAAAACATTACTGGAATTTTACGGTTATGAGGTAATTGTCACCGAAAAGCCACTTATAGCAGAAGAATTAATTCAGAAGGAAAATATAGATATTGTACTTTTAGATATGTTAATTTCTGGCGTTGATGGTACCGATGTTTGTGCGGGAATAAGAAAAAACCCGGAGATTGCCGAAACCCCTGTACTTATGATGTCGGCATTGCACGATGCCGGGCCTAAATGTAGAGATGCAGGAGCAAACGATTTTATCGCAAAACCATTTGAGGTGGAAGAACTTACCGAAAAAATAGAAATAATACTTGCTGCCAACAAGGAATAG
- a CDS encoding XRE family transcriptional regulator, with amino-acid sequence MGQPPSIDIKHFKEVREENNFTQSEFAELLGIKNSTADIERGRTKLSGKVVAELLSQFGINPLWLFGQSGQKYLQLSKGDVSPKVVTVDSSDNENMVMVNQKAAAGYPHNVQDVEWYQQLPAFDIPLPEFRNATYRGFQIEGDSMLPNYYPNEWVLAKAVPDLDQASNNKIYVVVLQDSVLVKKLQKLPDASKVLLISLNEEYLPIEVNINEIQELWQVNSKLTFNLDNPSESGLFRELKQSMEDLKRELKSFKKQA; translated from the coding sequence ATGGGGCAGCCACCATCTATTGACATTAAACATTTTAAAGAAGTAAGGGAGGAAAATAACTTTACGCAATCTGAATTTGCCGAACTTTTAGGGATAAAAAACTCTACGGCCGATATTGAACGCGGCCGTACTAAACTATCAGGAAAAGTGGTAGCCGAGCTTTTAAGTCAGTTTGGGATAAATCCGTTGTGGCTTTTTGGACAGAGTGGGCAAAAATATTTGCAATTAAGCAAGGGCGATGTAAGCCCAAAAGTTGTTACCGTAGATTCTTCAGATAATGAAAATATGGTAATGGTGAATCAAAAAGCTGCTGCCGGATATCCACATAACGTTCAGGATGTAGAATGGTACCAGCAATTACCCGCTTTTGATATTCCGTTACCTGAATTTAGAAATGCAACCTATCGCGGTTTTCAAATTGAAGGAGATAGTATGCTGCCCAATTATTATCCTAATGAATGGGTTTTGGCTAAAGCCGTTCCCGATTTAGATCAGGCCAGTAATAATAAAATCTATGTAGTGGTGTTGCAGGATTCAGTGCTGGTTAAAAAACTTCAAAAACTCCCCGATGCTTCTAAGGTTCTTTTAATTTCATTAAATGAAGAATATCTACCAATTGAAGTGAATATTAACGAAATTCAGGAACTCTGGCAGGTAAACTCCAAGCTTACTTTTAACTTAGATAATCCTTCAGAAAGCGGACTTTTTAGAGAATTAAAACAATCTATGGAAGATCTTAAACGAGAATTAAAATCGTTTAAGAAACAGGCTTAA